A window from Flammeovirgaceae bacterium encodes these proteins:
- a CDS encoding C39 family peptidase, with product MPNRQALFLNFDIKAQPDEVTCGPTCLHALYQHYDNNISLKQVIQEVKQIKTGGTLAVMLGEHALQRGYKAHIYSYNLNVFDPTWFQYSSSKIIELLRKQMRYKKTKRKLMAECESYIKFLEAGGKVKYAELNKDLIKGYLQKSVPILTGLSATYLYGTPREIGDTNKYHSIKGEPVGHFVVINGFDGRGDYVYLADPMNPNPLKSQYYKVKFDRLINSILLGIVTYDANLLIIEPR from the coding sequence ATGCCCAACCGTCAGGCGCTTTTCCTCAATTTTGACATCAAGGCACAGCCCGATGAGGTGACCTGCGGCCCCACCTGCCTGCACGCCTTATACCAGCATTACGACAACAATATTTCCCTCAAACAGGTAATACAGGAAGTAAAACAGATAAAAACCGGTGGCACGCTGGCGGTAATGTTGGGTGAGCATGCTTTGCAGCGAGGGTACAAAGCCCATATTTATTCCTACAACCTCAACGTGTTTGACCCCACCTGGTTTCAGTATTCTTCCAGCAAGATAATCGAATTGCTGCGGAAGCAAATGCGATACAAGAAGACCAAGCGCAAATTGATGGCCGAGTGCGAGTCGTACATAAAATTTTTGGAGGCTGGCGGAAAAGTGAAGTATGCCGAACTCAACAAGGACCTGATCAAAGGATATTTGCAAAAGTCTGTCCCCATACTTACCGGGCTAAGCGCCACCTACCTATATGGGACGCCCCGCGAAATCGGGGACACCAATAAATACCACAGCATCAAGGGGGAACCTGTGGGGCACTTCGTGGTCATCAACGGCTTTGATGGAAGAGGGGACTACGTGTACCTGGCAGACCCGATGAACCCCAACCCTTTGAAGAGCCAATACTATAAGGTAAAGTTTGACAGGCTTATTAATAGTATCTTGTTGGGCATTGTAACGTACGATGCCAATTTATTGATTATTGAACCCAGGTAG
- a CDS encoding ABC transporter permease, with translation MLRSFLTLSLRNLFRKNKLYTFVNIAGLAVGFASVWLVSLFIYDEYTFDRHYSATDRIYRIVLDFTSEGNVTSWAKTSAPIGQYLQGAYPEVEHVTRLRKNPGTDLLLVGEKQFYEPRLYFADSTFFQLFDIPFKAGNRELALVDKNSIVITEELARKYFGSTDVLGKSIRYDNNLDLKITGIMEPMHPNSHFIADAFVTFSSLHELLGEKRLNHWGQFDHYTYVQLTKGSSPNDLEAKFPDLLKRNAPEWVGEKESLFLQPLTRIHLHSDRKDEISANSNEKFSYILGTIALFILLMACANFINLSTATQLSRTKETAIQKALGANSNTLSTYFFIESGIVCVVALVISLVLAYLTLPYFNLSTGKQVNLVSSEWLMIPAIGITLLISFITGLFPAAQTHRQIATNINTTKGLGISKSNLRTGLVIFQFSVSIFLIMSTWVVFSQLQFLESARFGFESDNVIVVPVKDRSKNDQFNTFSNEIEKLPGISKVSFSSSTPGANNSLTYTYTISGTELGEQPLATFITDDNFFELYQIKIKKGRVLNPLSTDTLTDVILNEAAVKMFNLSQPIGSLVSGKVKGRVVGVVENFNYASLHDELKPLIMYAFKPTFRLVSVKLSDPQTGIAAMEKKWPELYDGYPLEYGFLNDMIQQLYGTELQLTEAYTTFSLIAIIIAGVGLIGLTTHLLNRKLKEISIRKTFGSSIAQILKWVYSGYMPIVLISSALACSAGYYFLENWLNNFSFRIELKLIYFAIPPLLMTFILLITTGFQSVRASLTNPVKYLREE, from the coding sequence ATGCTTCGCTCCTTTCTGACCCTCAGCCTTCGCAACCTGTTTAGAAAAAACAAGCTATATACTTTCGTAAACATAGCGGGACTAGCGGTTGGATTTGCTTCCGTATGGCTGGTCTCCCTTTTTATTTACGATGAATACACGTTTGATCGGCATTACAGCGCCACCGACCGTATCTATAGAATAGTACTCGATTTTACCAGTGAAGGCAACGTCACCTCCTGGGCTAAAACGAGTGCGCCTATTGGTCAGTACCTGCAAGGCGCCTATCCGGAGGTGGAACACGTGACCCGACTTAGAAAAAATCCAGGAACAGATTTGCTCCTGGTTGGTGAGAAACAATTTTATGAGCCGCGGTTATATTTTGCCGATAGTACTTTCTTTCAACTCTTTGATATTCCTTTTAAAGCGGGAAACCGCGAACTGGCTCTTGTTGATAAAAATAGTATTGTCATCACAGAAGAACTCGCACGCAAGTATTTTGGAAGCACGGATGTGTTAGGAAAATCCATTCGTTATGATAACAACCTCGACTTAAAAATTACAGGGATTATGGAGCCCATGCATCCCAACTCGCATTTCATTGCGGATGCATTTGTTACTTTTTCATCCTTGCACGAGCTACTGGGAGAAAAGCGGCTGAATCATTGGGGGCAGTTTGATCACTATACCTATGTTCAGCTAACGAAAGGTTCCTCCCCCAACGATCTTGAAGCTAAATTTCCAGATCTGTTAAAGCGAAATGCCCCGGAGTGGGTGGGCGAAAAGGAGTCGTTATTTCTACAACCCCTCACCCGTATTCATTTACACTCCGATCGCAAAGATGAAATCTCTGCCAATAGCAATGAAAAGTTTTCGTACATATTGGGTACGATTGCGTTGTTTATACTACTAATGGCCTGCGCCAATTTTATCAACCTGTCCACCGCTACACAACTGTCTCGGACAAAGGAAACAGCCATTCAAAAGGCCTTGGGCGCCAACAGTAATACGTTGTCCACTTATTTTTTTATTGAATCGGGAATAGTCTGCGTTGTGGCTTTAGTAATCTCATTAGTACTGGCCTATCTAACGCTTCCTTATTTTAACCTGAGTACGGGAAAGCAGGTGAATTTAGTTAGTAGCGAGTGGCTGATGATTCCGGCCATTGGCATCACTTTATTGATCTCCTTTATTACCGGCTTGTTCCCAGCAGCACAAACGCACAGGCAAATTGCTACCAACATCAATACAACTAAAGGGTTAGGAATTAGCAAATCAAATTTGCGAACCGGCCTTGTGATCTTCCAGTTCAGTGTTTCCATATTCCTGATTATGTCCACCTGGGTGGTATTTTCCCAACTACAATTTCTGGAATCGGCAAGATTCGGGTTTGAGAGTGACAACGTGATTGTAGTGCCCGTTAAAGACAGATCCAAAAACGATCAGTTTAATACATTTAGCAATGAAATAGAAAAATTGCCTGGCATTTCAAAAGTGAGTTTTTCATCCAGTACACCCGGTGCTAACAATTCGCTCACGTATACCTATACAATTTCAGGTACGGAACTGGGGGAGCAACCGCTGGCCACGTTTATCACAGACGATAATTTTTTCGAATTATACCAAATCAAAATTAAAAAAGGAAGGGTATTGAACCCCCTCTCTACAGACACCCTAACAGATGTCATTCTGAATGAAGCCGCGGTTAAAATGTTTAACCTTAGCCAACCCATTGGCAGTCTGGTAAGCGGTAAAGTAAAAGGAAGGGTCGTGGGGGTAGTTGAAAATTTCAATTATGCCTCCTTACACGATGAGTTGAAACCCCTAATTATGTATGCCTTTAAGCCTACTTTTAGATTGGTGTCTGTAAAACTGAGCGACCCCCAAACCGGAATTGCCGCCATGGAAAAAAAGTGGCCAGAGTTGTACGATGGATATCCACTGGAATATGGTTTTCTTAATGATATGATTCAACAGCTTTATGGAACCGAACTACAATTGACAGAAGCCTACACCACATTTTCCCTCATTGCCATCATTATTGCAGGTGTAGGATTGATTGGACTTACCACACATTTACTAAATCGTAAACTAAAAGAAATCAGCATTCGGAAAACCTTCGGCAGCAGCATTGCGCAAATTTTGAAATGGGTTTACTCAGGGTACATGCCAATAGTCCTTATCTCCTCTGCCCTGGCTTGCAGTGCCGGGTATTACTTTTTGGAAAACTGGTTGAATAATTTCAGCTTTAGAATCGAATTAAAATTGATCTATTTTGCCATTCCCCCGCTGCTCATGACCTTCATTTTATTGATCACTACTGGGTTTCAATCCGTGCGGGCTTCATTGACAAACCCAGTTAAGTATCTCAGGGAGGAGTAA
- a CDS encoding Crp/Fnr family transcriptional regulator: protein MDTFQLFKSISKHITLDAEEEKYLKSILLPMKVKQNEFIENSNKVTRYFINVNEGCLMTYYTDNEANDHVLQFATAGWWTGDLNSFTYGTPSIFSTKALSDSSVLLIPKAQMDELLERYPKFEKYFRIIFQNSLITHQQRILQNFSMSAEGRYQYFLEKYPTLEQFVPQKFIASYLGITPEFLSKVRRKLMER, encoded by the coding sequence ATGGACACTTTTCAGTTATTTAAATCCATCTCGAAGCATATCACGCTGGATGCGGAAGAGGAGAAATACCTAAAATCCATTCTTCTTCCCATGAAGGTGAAGCAAAACGAGTTTATTGAGAACAGCAATAAAGTAACTCGTTATTTCATTAATGTCAATGAGGGCTGCTTGATGACCTATTACACGGATAATGAGGCCAATGACCATGTTCTACAATTTGCCACAGCCGGGTGGTGGACAGGTGATCTGAACAGTTTTACTTATGGAACACCTTCCATCTTTTCAACCAAAGCACTTAGTGACAGCAGCGTACTGCTGATTCCCAAAGCCCAGATGGATGAATTATTGGAGCGATATCCAAAATTTGAAAAGTATTTCCGCATTATCTTTCAAAACTCACTTATCACCCATCAACAGCGCATTCTGCAAAACTTTTCCATGTCAGCCGAGGGGCGTTATCAATATTTCCTTGAAAAATACCCTACCCTGGAACAGTTTGTGCCCCAGAAGTTCATTGCCTCCTACCTGGGCATTACCCCAGAATTCCTCAGCAAGGTGCGTAGAAAACTGATGGAGAGATAG
- a CDS encoding YceI family protein, whose translation METTTKTTWAIDPTHTEVQFKVKHLVISTVTGFFKKFSGAIESDGDDFDGASANFSLDINSIDTNQADRDKHLKSADFFAAEEHPTMDFSGELKKVSGNDYKLIGDLTIRGNTKMVEMDVEYGGTMDDPYGNTKSGFEINGKINRKDFGLNWNAVTEAGGIVVSDEVKIHLNVQVVKG comes from the coding sequence ATGGAAACTACAACAAAAACTACATGGGCAATTGATCCTACACACACAGAAGTTCAGTTCAAGGTAAAGCACCTGGTCATCTCAACGGTAACCGGATTCTTTAAAAAATTCAGCGGAGCGATTGAAAGCGATGGTGATGATTTTGATGGCGCATCTGCCAATTTCAGCCTTGACATCAACAGCATTGATACCAATCAGGCTGACCGCGACAAGCATTTGAAATCAGCTGATTTCTTTGCGGCAGAAGAACACCCAACAATGGACTTTTCCGGTGAACTAAAAAAAGTATCAGGCAACGATTACAAACTCATCGGTGACCTTACCATTCGTGGTAACACCAAAATGGTAGAGATGGACGTGGAGTATGGTGGAACAATGGATGATCCTTACGGCAATACCAAAAGCGGATTTGAAATCAATGGAAAAATCAACCGTAAAGACTTCGGCTTAAATTGGAACGCAGTAACTGAAGCGGGCGGTATAGTAGTCAGTGATGAGGTAAAGATTCATCTCAATGTCCAGGTGGTAAAAGGTTAA
- a CDS encoding S1/P1 nuclease, with amino-acid sequence MVLFLLIWAVQYAGAWGRVGHQVVGAVAENHLNRKAKKKINEILGGEALATASTWMDEVRGNPKYRYMSDWHWVTIPDGKTYAQAEKNPHGDIVMAIDRALKELGSHQLSREKEMENLKILIHLVGDIHQPLHVGNGTDKGGNGTRVKWFGKASNLHRVWDSEMIENTQLSDTELVLSLDRVSKNKAKKLQNTSIFDWARESMELRKQVYAIGDGNLGYEYASQNIKTVRKRLLEAGVRLAGLLNEIYG; translated from the coding sequence ATGGTGCTCTTCCTATTGATATGGGCCGTCCAGTATGCCGGGGCCTGGGGGCGGGTTGGGCACCAAGTGGTGGGCGCGGTGGCAGAAAACCACCTTAACCGCAAGGCCAAAAAGAAAATCAATGAAATATTGGGCGGGGAGGCATTGGCCACGGCAAGTACATGGATGGACGAGGTAAGGGGCAACCCAAAATACAGGTACATGTCCGACTGGCATTGGGTGACCATCCCCGATGGCAAAACGTATGCCCAGGCAGAAAAGAACCCGCATGGCGACATTGTCATGGCCATCGACCGGGCATTAAAGGAATTGGGCTCGCACCAATTGTCCAGGGAAAAGGAGATGGAAAACCTTAAAATATTGATCCATTTGGTGGGCGATATTCACCAGCCCCTCCATGTGGGCAACGGCACCGACAAAGGCGGAAACGGCACGCGGGTGAAATGGTTTGGAAAAGCCTCCAACCTGCACCGGGTGTGGGACAGTGAGATGATTGAAAACACTCAACTCAGCGATACCGAATTGGTATTGTCATTGGATAGGGTTTCAAAAAATAAAGCGAAGAAACTCCAAAATACTTCAATCTTTGATTGGGCCAGGGAGTCAATGGAATTGAGGAAGCAAGTTTATGCGATTGGCGATGGCAACCTGGGATATGAGTATGCTTCTCAAAATATAAAAACAGTTCGAAAAAGATTGCTAGAGGCAGGAGTGAGATTGGCAGGGTTATTAAATGAGATTTATGGATAG
- a CDS encoding DUF2911 domain-containing protein — protein sequence MRILLIITCLAFVTACTRSNKETATTGEELKPGKSEIPEGVIIQPQTETDTIKGSPKAYAVGKIGGANFTVNYYSPATRGRMIWGGLVAYDNVWVTGAHKATSIEFDKDIKIGGTMVPSGKYAFFTIPGKNLWTIIINKNWNQHLADDYSQAEDVVRLAVAPEVEELPQERLRYVIKGDGDKAGEIMLYWEKLEVSLPFEIVN from the coding sequence ATGAGAATACTTCTAATAATAACCTGCCTTGCTTTCGTAACGGCATGTACCCGTTCAAATAAAGAAACTGCTACAACCGGGGAAGAATTAAAACCAGGTAAGTCTGAAATCCCAGAAGGCGTTATCATTCAACCACAAACTGAAACGGACACCATAAAAGGAAGCCCCAAAGCCTATGCGGTTGGCAAAATTGGCGGTGCCAACTTCACTGTTAACTACTACTCCCCTGCCACACGTGGCAGGATGATTTGGGGCGGGCTGGTTGCTTATGATAATGTGTGGGTAACGGGCGCACATAAAGCCACGAGCATTGAATTTGATAAGGATATTAAAATTGGGGGAACCATGGTACCATCAGGTAAGTATGCCTTCTTTACCATTCCAGGCAAAAATCTATGGACTATCATCATCAACAAAAACTGGAATCAGCATCTGGCCGATGATTATTCCCAGGCAGAAGATGTCGTGCGGTTGGCGGTTGCCCCTGAAGTGGAAGAGCTGCCACAGGAAAGACTTCGCTATGTGATAAAAGGGGATGGTGATAAAGCCGGTGAAATTATGTTGTATTGGGAGAAGCTGGAGGTATCATTACCCTTTGAAATAGTCAACTAA